A section of the Rhodospirillales bacterium genome encodes:
- a CDS encoding chemotaxis protein: MSVDSKLAEVRAEIESLQGEIEKVGRVAQEIDAIAKQTNLLALNATIEAARAGSAGKGFAVVAGEVKNLSAQTARATKEVSEVVSTLMNRVDRLAMLID; the protein is encoded by the coding sequence ATGAGCGTCGACAGCAAGCTCGCCGAAGTCCGCGCCGAGATCGAATCGCTCCAGGGCGAGATCGAGAAAGTCGGCCGGGTGGCGCAGGAAATCGACGCCATCGCCAAGCAGACCAATCTTCTGGCCCTGAATGCCACCATCGAGGCGGCCCGCGCCGGTTCGGCCGGCAAGGGCTTCGCCGTGGTCGCGGGCGAGGTCAAGAACCTCTCCGCCCAGACCGCGCGCGCGACCAAGGAAGTGTCCGAGGTCGTCAGCACCCTGATGAACCGGGTCGACAGGCTGGCGATGCTCATCGACTGA
- a CDS encoding toxin encodes MRTKIERLAIDPFAPNNNVKALKGRPGYRLRVGDWRVIYGLRRDVLVVHVLAIAPRGKAYD; translated from the coding sequence ATCCGGACCAAGATCGAGCGCCTGGCCATCGACCCCTTCGCGCCGAACAACAACGTCAAGGCGCTCAAGGGACGCCCCGGCTACAGGCTTCGCGTCGGGGATTGGCGCGTGATCTACGGTCTGCGCCGCGACGTGCTGGTCGTTCACGTGTTGGCCATAGCCCCGCGCGGCAAAGCCTATGATTAG
- a CDS encoding helix-turn-helix transcriptional regulator, which translates to MVKPQIITGDNGKPAYAVIPWSVWERVRPFAEGVSDEALYDAAMARKAEAFPAEVVNAILDGANPIKAFREHRGMTQATLAKAAGIGTVYLSQIETGRRVGSLETLRALAKALRVGLEMVAPAP; encoded by the coding sequence ATGGTCAAACCGCAGATCATCACCGGCGACAACGGCAAGCCCGCCTACGCGGTGATTCCCTGGAGCGTGTGGGAGCGCGTGCGCCCGTTCGCCGAGGGCGTATCCGACGAGGCCTTGTACGACGCCGCCATGGCGCGCAAGGCCGAGGCTTTCCCGGCCGAAGTGGTCAACGCCATTCTCGACGGCGCCAACCCGATCAAGGCGTTCCGCGAACATCGCGGCATGACCCAGGCGACGCTGGCGAAGGCCGCCGGGATCGGCACGGTCTATCTTTCGCAAATCGAAACCGGCCGGCGCGTCGGATCGCTCGAAACGCTCCGCGCCTTGGCCAAGGCGCTCAGGGTCGGTTTGGAAATGGTCGCACCCGCACCTTGA